The following proteins are co-located in the Candidatus Deferrimicrobiaceae bacterium genome:
- the flhB gene encoding flagellar biosynthesis protein FlhB, producing the protein MADPSRTESATPKRRDEMREKGNVPKSREVSSAVILLGSLAALHFSAGHMMKGLTDVLRDFFSAKPTQLETVAGMHAMLIDLVLRCGLILAPVMGFTMLCAYVANVAQVGFLFTMQPLTPNFEKLNPISGFSRLFSMTAIGELFKSLIKFSLVGLLAWRIIRAEIPVLPGIIDRTTPEMAVYFSSIVSRLIIHCGLAMLVLAAADYLFQRWNFEKSIKMTKDEVRQEGKDAEGDPAVKGRIRSLQREMSRRRIMKEVPKADVIITNPTHFAIALKYERGRGMTAPKVVAKGADVMARRIREIATEHGVPIVERPPLARALYANVDEGQEIPEEFYRAVAEVLAYVYKLRNPRIAV; encoded by the coding sequence ATGGCCGATCCCTCCCGCACGGAGTCCGCGACCCCCAAGCGCCGCGACGAGATGCGGGAAAAGGGGAACGTTCCCAAGAGCCGCGAAGTCTCCTCCGCCGTCATCCTGCTGGGCTCCCTCGCCGCACTCCATTTCTCCGCCGGCCACATGATGAAGGGGCTCACGGACGTGCTGCGCGATTTCTTCAGCGCGAAGCCGACCCAGCTCGAGACCGTCGCCGGCATGCATGCGATGCTGATCGACCTCGTTTTGCGCTGCGGGCTGATCCTGGCGCCCGTGATGGGGTTCACGATGCTCTGCGCCTACGTCGCGAACGTGGCGCAGGTCGGCTTCCTGTTCACCATGCAGCCGCTGACCCCCAACTTTGAAAAACTCAACCCGATCTCCGGATTCTCCCGGCTCTTCTCGATGACCGCGATCGGGGAGCTCTTCAAGTCGCTCATCAAGTTCTCGCTGGTGGGATTGCTCGCGTGGCGGATCATCCGGGCCGAGATCCCGGTTCTTCCCGGCATCATCGACCGCACGACGCCCGAGATGGCCGTCTATTTCTCGTCGATCGTCTCCCGGCTCATCATCCATTGCGGCCTCGCGATGCTCGTCCTGGCCGCGGCGGACTACCTGTTCCAGCGCTGGAACTTCGAAAAATCCATAAAAATGACCAAGGACGAGGTCCGGCAGGAGGGCAAGGACGCCGAAGGCGACCCGGCGGTCAAGGGGCGCATCCGCTCGCTCCAACGCGAGATGTCGCGGCGCCGGATCATGAAGGAGGTTCCCAAGGCCGACGTGATCATCACGAACCCCACCCACTTCGCCATCGCCCTGAAATACGAACGGGGCCGCGGCATGACCGCTCCCAAGGTCGTGGCCAAGGGCGCCGACGTGATGGCGCGCCGGATTCGCGAGATCGCCACCGAACACGGAGTGCCGATTGTCGAGCGACCGCCGTTGGCACGGGCCTTGTATGCCAATGTAGACGAGGGGCAGGAAATCCCCGAAGAATTCTACCGCGCGGTCGCCGAAGTGCTCGCTTATGTCTACAAACTTCGTAACCCGCGGATCGCCGTCTAG
- a CDS encoding flagellar hook protein FlgE translates to MSLLSSLFAGVTGMTAYGNAMSIIGNNIANVNTSGFKAGRPIFGDILSQSLGASSQIGRGVELEKVDTMFQQGSFSTTENITDMAIDGTGFFVVKNQNGTFFSRAGNFHFDSAGYLVNPEGLVLQGSQIINGNVTGSVGDIRNENLTGTPKMTGNGTNGNGGVQIAANLDSRVDAIPAPGFNIEGTSATTNFSTSISVYDSLGNGHLVNVYFNKTGVNNWEYHVTADSSDLAGWPGTPIGGQTWPPATAQKIEVGRGTLEFNTDGALERVGVSGTPTTYLAPVAPAVAYQPVFPLTTYPAAGTPIQLSFNFSGGATPNQAIAFNFGDALTAGAASAPVANATGKGGLTQYGSTSAVSYQKQDGYTVGSLRNISISQKGTITGIYTNGQTIDLYQIFLADFKSPSDLLKQGKNLFSQSKDSGEPIIGPPGSSGKGTVIANSIEMSNVDLAAEFVNMITTQRGFTANTRVISTSDAMLTELVNLKR, encoded by the coding sequence ATGAGTCTTCTCAGTTCTCTGTTCGCAGGCGTCACCGGCATGACCGCTTACGGCAACGCGATGTCGATCATCGGCAACAACATCGCCAACGTCAACACTTCGGGCTTCAAGGCCGGCCGCCCGATCTTCGGCGACATCCTCTCCCAGAGCCTGGGCGCTTCCTCCCAGATCGGCCGAGGCGTCGAGCTCGAAAAGGTCGACACGATGTTCCAGCAGGGATCCTTCTCGACGACGGAGAACATCACCGACATGGCAATCGACGGCACGGGCTTCTTCGTCGTCAAGAACCAGAACGGCACCTTCTTCTCCCGCGCCGGGAACTTCCACTTCGATTCCGCGGGCTACCTCGTCAACCCGGAAGGGCTGGTGCTCCAGGGTTCGCAGATCATCAACGGCAACGTCACCGGCAGCGTCGGCGACATCCGGAACGAAAACCTGACCGGCACCCCCAAGATGACGGGCAACGGCACCAACGGCAACGGCGGCGTCCAGATCGCGGCCAACCTCGACTCCCGCGTCGACGCCATCCCCGCTCCGGGCTTCAATATCGAGGGCACGAGCGCGACGACGAACTTCTCGACCTCCATCTCGGTCTACGACTCGCTCGGCAACGGACACCTGGTCAACGTCTACTTCAACAAGACCGGCGTGAACAACTGGGAATACCACGTCACAGCCGATTCGTCCGACCTCGCCGGATGGCCCGGCACCCCGATCGGCGGCCAGACCTGGCCTCCCGCCACCGCCCAGAAGATCGAGGTCGGCCGCGGCACGCTCGAGTTCAACACCGATGGCGCCCTGGAACGCGTCGGGGTCAGCGGGACGCCCACGACCTACCTCGCTCCGGTTGCCCCTGCGGTCGCCTACCAGCCGGTCTTCCCGTTGACTACATACCCGGCGGCAGGAACCCCGATCCAGCTCAGCTTCAACTTCAGCGGCGGCGCCACGCCGAACCAGGCGATCGCATTCAACTTCGGCGACGCGCTGACCGCAGGCGCAGCGTCGGCCCCGGTCGCCAACGCCACCGGCAAGGGGGGCCTGACGCAGTACGGTTCGACCTCCGCCGTTTCCTACCAGAAGCAGGACGGCTACACCGTCGGTTCGCTTCGCAACATCTCGATCAGCCAGAAAGGCACCATCACCGGTATCTACACCAACGGGCAGACGATCGACCTGTACCAGATCTTCCTTGCCGACTTCAAGAGCCCGTCCGACCTGCTCAAGCAAGGCAAGAACCTCTTCTCGCAGTCGAAGGATTCGGGCGAGCCGATCATCGGACCTCCGGGATCCTCCGGCAAGGGGACGGTCATCGCGAACTCGATCGAAATGAGCAACGTCGACCTCGCGGCCGAGTTCGTCAACATGATCACCACGCAGCGCGGCTTCACCGCCAACACCCGTGTCATCTCCACCTCCGACGCGATGCTGACGGAACTCGTCAACCTGAAGCGGTAA
- the fliR gene encoding flagellar biosynthetic protein FliR — protein MDLHPPSPELIGTFLLAFVRVSGLLFATPVLGNRNVPAQVRILLSLLFTMAILPLVPVSRIAPESEGFIPAMVSEVLLGGFLGLVGSLLFAAAEFGGHMAGLQMGFAIANILNPESESQTSVFATLTSLTALLTFVMSDGHHLFITALVRSFQSLPLGTFFIDAARAGTLLRMSTGIFAYGLALAAPVLAITLFVTVALGILSRSMPQIDVFFMSFAINISVGMFVFILSIPFFLAGVQKLIGICEHELLFVLDIAR, from the coding sequence GTGGACCTCCATCCTCCCTCTCCCGAGCTGATCGGCACCTTCCTGCTCGCCTTCGTGCGCGTGTCGGGGCTGCTCTTCGCGACGCCGGTGCTCGGGAACCGCAACGTCCCCGCCCAGGTGCGGATCCTTCTCTCCCTGCTCTTCACGATGGCCATCCTCCCGCTCGTGCCCGTTTCCCGGATTGCACCCGAATCCGAGGGCTTCATCCCGGCGATGGTCTCCGAAGTGCTGCTGGGCGGATTTCTGGGGCTGGTCGGGTCGCTGCTGTTCGCCGCGGCCGAATTCGGCGGCCACATGGCCGGCCTCCAGATGGGATTCGCGATCGCCAATATCCTCAATCCCGAGAGCGAGTCGCAGACCTCGGTCTTCGCGACGCTCACCTCGCTCACCGCCCTCCTGACGTTCGTCATGAGCGACGGCCACCACCTGTTCATCACCGCGCTGGTCCGCAGCTTCCAGTCGCTCCCGCTCGGCACCTTTTTCATCGACGCCGCGCGGGCCGGCACGCTTCTGCGCATGAGCACCGGCATCTTCGCCTACGGGCTCGCGCTGGCGGCCCCCGTCCTCGCGATCACGCTGTTCGTCACCGTCGCCCTCGGCATCCTGTCCCGGTCCATGCCGCAGATCGACGTCTTCTTCATGAGCTTCGCGATCAACATCAGCGTCGGGATGTTCGTCTTCATCCTCTCGATCCCCTTCTTCCTGGCCGGCGTCCAGAAGCTGATCGGGATCTGCGAGCACGAGTTGCTCTTCGTGCTCGACATCGCCCGGTAG
- a CDS encoding flagellar hook capping FlgD N-terminal domain-containing protein: MATVSPTTSNFANYVDTTTTKKTTGTSSMGKDDFLKLLFTQLKNQDPQNPLDDREMAAQLAQFSSLEQMQNLNTSFTDLKTTMENQGKYSYLAAVGKTARVEGDALIVDSAGAQNGVFKTDANAANINVLISSSDGTIVRTLPLGEAAAGEYAFQWDGKLANGSKAPSDQYHFSIQAVDAAGKDVASTSYVEGTITGISLNDTPPKAYIGDYAVAFDKIQLVKGG, encoded by the coding sequence ATGGCAACCGTATCCCCGACGACCTCGAACTTCGCGAACTACGTGGATACCACCACGACCAAGAAGACAACCGGCACCTCGTCGATGGGCAAGGACGATTTCCTGAAGCTGCTCTTCACGCAGCTCAAGAATCAGGATCCGCAGAACCCGCTCGACGACCGGGAGATGGCCGCGCAACTCGCGCAGTTCTCCAGCCTGGAGCAGATGCAGAACCTCAACACCAGCTTCACCGACCTCAAGACGACCATGGAAAACCAGGGCAAGTACAGCTACCTGGCGGCGGTCGGCAAGACGGCCCGCGTGGAGGGCGACGCCTTGATCGTCGATTCGGCCGGCGCGCAAAACGGGGTGTTCAAGACCGACGCCAATGCGGCCAATATCAACGTCCTGATCAGCAGTTCCGACGGCACCATCGTGCGAACGCTGCCGCTGGGCGAGGCGGCGGCCGGGGAATACGCCTTCCAGTGGGACGGCAAGCTCGCGAACGGCAGCAAGGCACCGAGCGATCAATACCACTTCAGCATCCAGGCGGTCGACGCCGCGGGCAAGGACGTCGCATCCACAAGCTACGTCGAGGGAACGATCACGGGCATCTCCCTCAACGATACCCCGCCGAAAGCCTACATCGGCGACTACGCGGTCGCGTTCGACAAAATCCAGCTCGTCAAGGGGGGGTGA
- the fliP gene encoding flagellar type III secretion system pore protein FliP (The bacterial flagellar biogenesis protein FliP forms a type III secretion system (T3SS)-type pore required for flagellar assembly.) — MTMATRLLAALLLLGLLCAAAPRPAAAAMPLPLPKVSIGLADEGKPGDVAASVKVLILFTILSLAPSILIMTSSFTRLIVVLSFLRQALGTQQTPPNQVIVGLALFLTFFIMSPVITKVNTDAFQPFMAGKITQDEAWEKGTAPLKTFMLANTREKDLALMVNLSKAPRPKNQADLGITVLTPAFVLSELRVAFQMGFLIYIPFLVIDMVVASVLMSMGMMMLPPVMISLPFKLMLFVLVDGWNLIVGSLMKSFVM, encoded by the coding sequence ATGACGATGGCAACCCGTCTCCTCGCCGCCCTCCTGCTGCTCGGGCTGCTCTGCGCCGCCGCCCCGCGCCCCGCGGCCGCCGCCATGCCGCTTCCGCTTCCCAAGGTCAGCATCGGGCTGGCCGACGAGGGAAAGCCTGGAGACGTCGCCGCATCGGTCAAGGTGCTCATCCTCTTCACGATCCTGTCGCTCGCGCCGTCGATCCTGATCATGACCAGCTCGTTCACCCGGCTGATCGTTGTGCTCTCGTTCCTGCGGCAGGCGCTGGGCACGCAGCAGACGCCGCCCAACCAGGTGATCGTCGGGCTCGCGCTGTTCCTCACCTTCTTCATCATGTCGCCCGTCATCACCAAGGTGAACACCGATGCCTTCCAGCCGTTCATGGCCGGCAAGATCACCCAGGACGAGGCGTGGGAGAAAGGCACCGCCCCGCTCAAGACGTTCATGCTGGCCAACACGCGGGAAAAGGACCTCGCCCTCATGGTCAACCTCTCGAAGGCCCCCCGCCCGAAGAACCAGGCCGACCTCGGTATCACGGTGCTGACGCCCGCCTTCGTCCTGTCCGAGCTGCGCGTCGCCTTCCAGATGGGGTTCCTGATCTACATCCCGTTCCTGGTCATCGACATGGTCGTCGCCTCGGTGCTCATGTCCATGGGCATGATGATGCTGCCCCCGGTCATGATCTCCCTCCCCTTCAAGCTCATGCTCTTCGTCCTGGTCGACGGCTGGAACCTGATCGTCGGCTCGCTGATGAAGAGCTTCGTGATGTGA
- the fliN gene encoding flagellar motor switch protein FliN, with translation MSDAIVYENGQEKKEYARDIDFLLDIPVKLIVELGKAQVQLGDLLRLGRGSVLELEKSAEEPLDVHINGKLIGRGEVVVVNNKFGIKLTEIAPANERVELLK, from the coding sequence ATGTCCGACGCGATCGTCTACGAAAACGGGCAGGAAAAGAAGGAATACGCCCGCGACATCGACTTCCTGCTCGATATCCCGGTCAAGCTGATCGTCGAGCTGGGCAAGGCACAGGTGCAGCTGGGCGACCTGCTCCGGCTCGGCCGCGGGTCGGTGCTCGAGCTCGAGAAGTCGGCCGAGGAACCGCTCGACGTCCACATCAACGGCAAGCTTATCGGCCGTGGAGAGGTCGTCGTGGTCAACAACAAGTTCGGCATCAAGCTGACCGAGATCGCCCCCGCCAACGAGCGGGTCGAGCTGCTCAAATGA
- a CDS encoding flagellar basal body-associated FliL family protein: protein MAEKDEKKGTPDGAATPPPKSKKKLVIFGLVGLIAIVAIGGGIFFFFNKGKSAPKDNNAAVAAQAPKEEEKKAEGDKKKEGEKGKTGSNLLVTLEPFILNLADVDTNRYLKITIVLEFGDAAGASLAEGRMPQIRDALILLMSSLTYGDIHSVEGKLTLQSEILNRLNKVMEGASIRRIYFTDLVVQ, encoded by the coding sequence ATGGCGGAAAAAGACGAAAAGAAGGGCACACCGGACGGCGCAGCCACGCCTCCGCCCAAATCCAAGAAAAAACTGGTCATCTTCGGCCTGGTCGGGCTGATCGCGATCGTGGCGATCGGCGGCGGCATCTTCTTTTTCTTCAACAAGGGGAAATCCGCCCCCAAGGACAACAACGCGGCGGTCGCGGCCCAGGCGCCGAAGGAAGAGGAAAAAAAAGCGGAAGGCGACAAGAAGAAGGAGGGTGAAAAGGGCAAGACGGGCAGCAACCTGCTGGTCACCCTCGAGCCGTTCATCCTCAACCTGGCCGACGTCGACACCAACCGCTACCTCAAGATCACGATCGTACTCGAATTCGGCGATGCCGCCGGGGCAAGCCTGGCCGAGGGGCGCATGCCGCAGATCCGCGACGCCCTGATCCTGCTGATGAGCAGCCTGACCTACGGCGACATCCATTCGGTCGAAGGAAAGCTGACGCTCCAGAGCGAGATCCTCAACCGGCTCAACAAGGTGATGGAAGGCGCGTCGATCCGGCGAATCTACTTTACCGACCTCGTCGTCCAGTAA
- a CDS encoding flagellar FliJ family protein, producing MADRAQLKRIANVRHLREVQEKQEAKKVALAVAAVTEAERLIEMLDAESERFRKELDEAMKDGMPPEDVAMSHAAWLDLREKRKLIVLELGRRRERLLAADAVYRQARIARRQMDKWEEKVGETLRIEDDRKMASMVDEIAVQRYGWRRA from the coding sequence ATGGCCGATCGGGCACAGCTCAAGCGCATCGCCAACGTCCGGCACCTGCGCGAGGTCCAGGAAAAGCAGGAGGCCAAGAAGGTCGCGCTCGCCGTCGCAGCAGTCACCGAGGCCGAGCGCCTCATCGAGATGCTCGACGCCGAAAGCGAGCGGTTCCGCAAGGAGCTGGACGAGGCCATGAAAGACGGGATGCCGCCCGAGGACGTCGCGATGTCGCACGCCGCCTGGCTGGACTTGCGCGAGAAACGGAAGCTGATCGTGCTGGAGCTCGGCCGGCGGCGCGAACGGCTGCTGGCGGCGGACGCCGTCTACCGCCAGGCCCGCATCGCCCGCCGCCAGATGGATAAGTGGGAAGAGAAGGTGGGCGAGACGCTCCGGATCGAGGATGACCGGAAGATGGCCTCGATGGTCGACGAGATCGCGGTCCAGCGTTACGGGTGGAGGCGGGCATGA
- the fliQ gene encoding flagellar biosynthesis protein FliQ, with amino-acid sequence MTQEFVAEVIRKALLMVLMCAAPMMLAALVVGILVSVFQAVTSISEMTLVFIPKIIVVFLALVIFFPWITNTFLDFARWIFEGLPTMVH; translated from the coding sequence ATGACGCAGGAATTCGTCGCCGAAGTCATCCGGAAGGCGCTCCTCATGGTGCTGATGTGCGCGGCGCCCATGATGCTCGCGGCGCTCGTGGTCGGCATCCTGGTCTCGGTCTTCCAGGCGGTCACCTCGATCTCCGAGATGACGCTGGTCTTCATCCCGAAGATCATCGTCGTCTTCCTCGCGCTCGTGATCTTCTTCCCCTGGATCACCAACACGTTCCTCGATTTCGCCCGCTGGATCTTCGAGGGGCTTCCAACGATGGTCCACTGA
- a CDS encoding flagellar hook-length control protein FliK, producing the protein MAEELLQFADLVKPAAGRSAQGKKTGRKATVISGGFADALDTLSASAATRRAKSGTKSALPSKTQPESGTAHRAKTAVRKTPNEVPVEKPKVAPALAFATAQTAPTVESAVRIATVPHPPVAPESGIVAEQKERTSKNWKTGELPVEPATQKAEGRTAHAKRKSARDERPEIKPEALSESGKTTVPAPATQSAQAGQVAAGIVAAAETIAASPVPASVPTAVPSDPTPTHRSAGKVDMKAATDTVRPGTRSVGDDSGDSAAATARGSRPTVGNRASEIGTTPVATRIPFHQAGKAPEAATDSASAPSPTPQRKAQSTDGKTPTTPVSAHAATFPRSAAIDTSPATSEAPLYPAASPADAPRTTRTAQDKPSPMADTFAAAPGTPSRIHADAGSTPGTEAPRVAAHAAQAPSVAPSAPAGSSHVEAAAVAAVGADPASATSKPAHRETSTRQAGAESLAGREAATGVTPLPNSSGSSSGERGEARPDTAPNPFFAQAAPATKAAETVSFGLVAETAAPPAPDPLPVHEQVSMRLSTLPDGLHEVTLRLSPEQLGDLRIDLKLNGGRMDAVVRAESQDAREALLRDVPALREALASNGITLSSFDVSLSSGGQTADQNAPRQMGGWETGQGHRPQRESEPDAGSGGFRPVRPSVGENLGGTPGHWIA; encoded by the coding sequence ATGGCCGAAGAGCTGCTCCAGTTCGCCGATCTGGTCAAGCCCGCCGCGGGACGGAGTGCGCAGGGGAAGAAGACGGGACGCAAGGCGACCGTGATATCCGGCGGGTTCGCCGATGCGCTGGACACGCTTTCTGCCTCCGCGGCGACCCGACGGGCGAAGAGCGGGACCAAGTCCGCCCTTCCGTCGAAAACGCAGCCCGAGTCCGGAACCGCCCACCGTGCGAAGACCGCCGTTCGCAAAACACCGAATGAGGTCCCGGTAGAAAAACCGAAGGTCGCCCCGGCTCTCGCCTTCGCGACCGCTCAGACCGCCCCGACCGTCGAATCCGCCGTCCGGATCGCGACCGTTCCTCACCCGCCCGTCGCACCGGAAAGCGGGATCGTTGCCGAACAAAAAGAACGGACGTCGAAGAACTGGAAAACCGGCGAGCTGCCCGTCGAACCCGCCACACAGAAGGCGGAGGGCCGGACTGCGCACGCGAAACGGAAATCTGCCCGCGACGAACGCCCTGAAATAAAACCGGAAGCGCTTTCGGAAAGCGGGAAGACGACGGTCCCCGCACCTGCGACGCAGTCTGCGCAAGCGGGCCAGGTCGCGGCCGGCATCGTCGCCGCTGCCGAGACGATCGCCGCATCGCCTGTTCCGGCAAGCGTTCCGACCGCCGTCCCGTCGGACCCGACGCCGACGCACCGATCCGCAGGCAAGGTCGATATGAAAGCGGCCACCGATACCGTTCGACCGGGCACCCGATCCGTCGGCGATGATTCGGGCGATTCGGCTGCCGCGACCGCCCGGGGGAGCCGCCCGACCGTTGGGAACCGCGCGTCCGAAATCGGCACGACCCCGGTTGCAACCCGCATCCCGTTCCATCAGGCGGGAAAGGCGCCGGAAGCGGCCACCGATTCCGCGTCTGCCCCTTCTCCCACGCCCCAACGGAAGGCGCAATCCACCGACGGGAAAACGCCTACGACGCCGGTTAGCGCGCACGCTGCGACGTTCCCCCGATCCGCGGCCATCGACACCTCCCCGGCCACATCAGAAGCGCCGCTCTATCCGGCCGCATCCCCGGCCGACGCGCCCCGGACGACCCGCACAGCCCAGGATAAACCCTCCCCCATGGCGGACACCTTCGCTGCCGCGCCCGGAACTCCGTCCCGCATTCATGCCGATGCAGGATCGACGCCCGGGACCGAGGCCCCTCGTGTCGCAGCGCACGCCGCGCAGGCACCGTCGGTCGCGCCCTCCGCTCCCGCCGGAAGCTCTCATGTGGAAGCGGCGGCCGTCGCGGCCGTCGGCGCAGATCCGGCCTCAGCGACTTCAAAACCCGCCCACCGGGAAACCTCGACACGTCAAGCCGGCGCCGAATCGCTCGCAGGACGCGAAGCCGCCACCGGCGTCACCCCGCTTCCCAATTCCTCCGGCAGCTCGTCCGGGGAGCGTGGAGAAGCGCGGCCGGATACCGCCCCCAATCCGTTCTTCGCCCAGGCGGCGCCCGCGACGAAAGCCGCCGAAACCGTCTCCTTCGGGTTGGTTGCCGAAACCGCCGCGCCGCCGGCCCCCGACCCGCTTCCGGTGCACGAGCAGGTCAGCATGCGACTCTCCACCCTGCCGGACGGCCTCCACGAGGTGACGCTTCGGCTATCCCCGGAACAGCTGGGCGACCTGCGGATCGATCTCAAGCTGAACGGAGGACGGATGGACGCGGTCGTCCGCGCCGAAAGCCAGGATGCCCGCGAGGCGCTGCTTCGCGACGTTCCCGCGCTGCGCGAGGCGCTCGCCTCGAACGGCATCACCCTGTCGTCCTTCGACGTCTCGCTGTCGAGCGGCGGACAGACGGCCGACCAAAACGCCCCCCGGCAAATGGGGGGATGGGAAACGGGACAGGGACATCGCCCGCAGCGCGAATCCGAGCCGGATGCCGGGTCGGGCGGCTTCCGGCCCGTACGCCCCTCCGTGGGCGAAAACCTCGGTGGAACCCCCGGGCACTGGATCGCATAG
- a CDS encoding TIGR02530 family flagellar biosynthesis protein gives MNQPIDYRLIRPPGVGTVTGIGATQPPGAPKPQGSGGFADALAKAEGKRDVTFSAHAAERLSRRGIQLSENDRQRLTEAVTAVEGKGGKNSLVMLGNTALIVNVPSRTVVTAMGAGMASERVITNIDSAVIA, from the coding sequence ATGAACCAACCGATCGACTACCGGCTGATCAGGCCGCCGGGCGTCGGGACGGTCACCGGGATCGGCGCAACCCAGCCGCCAGGCGCGCCGAAACCGCAGGGCAGCGGCGGATTCGCCGACGCGCTGGCGAAAGCGGAAGGAAAACGCGACGTGACTTTTTCGGCGCACGCCGCGGAACGGCTCTCGCGGAGAGGGATCCAGCTCTCCGAAAACGACCGGCAGCGGCTCACCGAAGCGGTGACGGCCGTCGAAGGCAAGGGAGGGAAAAACTCCCTGGTGATGCTCGGCAACACGGCGCTGATCGTCAACGTCCCCAGCAGAACGGTCGTGACGGCGATGGGCGCGGGAATGGCCAGCGAGCGGGTCATCACCAACATCGACAGTGCCGTGATCGCGTAA
- a CDS encoding FliM/FliN family flagellar motor switch protein, producing MREILTQEEVDALLEAYDSGEIEGGQPPSAASTPFDFLSHKLIGGVQETLIELIQNNAAKGCSVHLTGVTRREIKVSNASSYTETAGNFLSNFKGRSCIGVLSSDLTPGHMFLAMSPFLAYALVDLMLGGDGRIAEPDDRDFSVLEVRMAGKVMAGLTAELSKAWNGVSTGHFSLVKVETNPKMLPAVPDQDPIYVMNFRVESDTGLSRDFTVSLPFGLIESLKGQAEEPEPVDPMASEYAALLRESAEEIVLTVEVMLGEVSLPIREILSLKPGDVITTDQEIDAPVAVLVEGKPKLSGRPGISRGNRAIKITAG from the coding sequence TTGCGCGAGATTCTTACACAGGAAGAGGTCGACGCCCTCCTCGAGGCCTACGACAGCGGCGAGATCGAGGGCGGGCAGCCGCCTTCGGCGGCCAGCACCCCCTTCGATTTCCTCTCGCACAAGCTGATCGGCGGCGTCCAGGAGACGCTGATCGAGCTGATCCAGAACAACGCGGCGAAGGGTTGCTCCGTCCACCTGACCGGCGTCACCCGGCGCGAGATCAAGGTTTCCAACGCGTCGTCCTACACCGAGACGGCGGGCAATTTCCTCTCCAATTTCAAGGGCCGCTCCTGCATCGGCGTCCTGTCCTCCGACCTGACTCCGGGACATATGTTCCTGGCGATGTCGCCCTTCCTGGCCTACGCGCTGGTCGACCTGATGCTGGGAGGAGACGGCCGGATCGCCGAGCCCGACGACCGCGACTTTTCCGTCCTCGAAGTGCGGATGGCGGGCAAGGTGATGGCCGGGCTTACGGCCGAGCTGTCCAAGGCGTGGAACGGCGTCTCGACGGGTCATTTCTCGTTGGTCAAGGTCGAGACCAATCCCAAGATGCTCCCGGCGGTCCCGGATCAGGACCCGATCTACGTGATGAACTTCCGCGTCGAATCCGATACGGGGTTGTCGCGCGACTTCACGGTCTCCCTCCCCTTCGGCCTCATCGAGTCGCTGAAGGGGCAGGCGGAGGAGCCGGAACCGGTCGATCCGATGGCGTCGGAATACGCGGCGCTTTTGCGGGAATCGGCCGAAGAGATCGTTCTGACCGTCGAAGTGATGCTGGGCGAAGTGAGTCTCCCGATCCGGGAGATCCTCTCGCTTAAACCGGGAGACGTCATCACGACGGACCAGGAGATCGACGCGCCCGTCGCCGTCCTGGTCGAAGGCAAGCCGAAGCTTTCCGGGCGTCCCGGCATTTCCCGGGGCAACCGGGCCATCAAGATCACCGCTGGCTAA
- a CDS encoding flagellar biosynthetic protein FliO yields MIRRAFLAAFLMMLAASLAAAPCASAKSEKRHGKARPAKASETSPAAEPEPAPKIAFDNAAPAADNAARLAVDNAAGASAPIRESDVSATVVTGKPLAQPPAAPSEGPSFAWAAVKMVIALGIVLAMLLGISHFMKKYMDRFGAGAAAPGRAITVTEARSVAPKTQVMVIEALGSRYLVGVTPTQVTLIDKVPAGATGKVA; encoded by the coding sequence ATGATCCGGCGGGCCTTTCTTGCCGCTTTCCTGATGATGCTGGCGGCGTCGCTCGCGGCCGCCCCGTGCGCCTCGGCGAAAAGCGAGAAACGTCACGGAAAGGCGCGCCCGGCAAAGGCATCGGAAACCTCCCCCGCCGCAGAGCCCGAGCCGGCGCCGAAGATCGCCTTCGACAACGCGGCGCCCGCCGCCGACAACGCGGCCCGCCTCGCCGTAGACAACGCCGCCGGCGCCTCGGCCCCGATCCGGGAGTCCGACGTCTCTGCCACCGTCGTCACGGGCAAGCCGCTCGCGCAACCGCCCGCCGCCCCGTCCGAGGGCCCCTCCTTCGCCTGGGCCGCCGTCAAGATGGTGATCGCCCTGGGCATCGTCCTCGCGATGCTGCTGGGCATCTCGCACTTCATGAAGAAGTACATGGACCGCTTCGGGGCCGGCGCGGCCGCCCCCGGGCGCGCGATCACGGTCACGGAAGCACGGTCGGTCGCACCCAAGACGCAGGTCATGGTCATCGAGGCGCTCGGCTCCCGTTATTTGGTCGGCGTCACCCCGACGCAGGTCACGCTCATCGACAAGGTGCCCGCAGGCGCCACCGGAAAGGTCGCATGA